In Scomber japonicus isolate fScoJap1 chromosome 21, fScoJap1.pri, whole genome shotgun sequence, one DNA window encodes the following:
- the c21h11orf65 gene encoding protein MFI produces the protein MGLQKEGPQEPQKEKLQLIAVRIIQKAWRRYVYREVFRYFKELIKQCNQRDPQSVLKTVNPREAELLDAAAGVIIRFRLGGITFPPNIYYKIFTHRPVVDVCASSPKDYTQPSMKKPVARQTNNGWPLLQEDRSGWYQRMENNSWRLFCSKVVPEGEPAEIGANKKMSFHHSKLQRKQDVDKWRKRRKIDWLMHMYDEGRLQARPVHRHMAALVGTSAQEVMDTIEEKGDDEILEWELDELLAWTNTLNFEEYIQEWRHLACSHSYEQSKGEPSSPPRLHPHDYADIADEDSLVDLTNKCNNVQF, from the exons ATGGG CTTACAGAAAGAGGGTCCCCAGGAGCCCCAaaaggagaagctgcagctcaTAGCAGTCAGAATAATTCAGAAGGCCTGGAGAAGATATGTG TACAGAGAAGTCTTCAGGTATTTCAAAGAGTTGATCAAACAATGCAACCAGCGGGATCCACAGAGCGTCCTCAAAACTGTCAATCCTCGTGAG GCAGAACTGCtggatgctgctgctggggTGATTATTAGATTTCGACTTGGAGGG ATCACCTTTCCTCCCAACATCTATTACAAGATCTTTACCCATCGGCCCGTTGTAGACGTGTGTGCCAGCAGCCCAAAGGACTACACACAGCCAAGCATGAAGAAGCCTGTGGCCCGGCAGACAAACAATGGCTGGCCTCTTCTGCAGGAGGACCGATCGGGGTGGTACCAACGCATGGAGAACAACAGCTGGAGACTGTTCTGTAGTAAG GTGGTTCCTGAGGGCGAGCCCGCTGAGATCGgtgcaaacaaaaaaatgagcTTTCATCATTCCAAGTTGCAGCGGAAGCAAGATGTAGACAagtggaggaaaaggaggaaaattgATTGGCTTATGCACAT GTATGATGAGGGACGTCTGCAGGCTCGTCCAGTACATCGGCACATGGCAGCCCTGGTGGGGACGTCAGCCCAGGAAGTGATGGACACCATTGAAGAGAAGGGGGACGATGAGATACTTGAATGGGAGCTGGATGAACTCCTGGCCTGGACAAACACTCTCAACTTTGAGGA GTATATACAGGAGTGGAGACATTTGGCCTGTAGTCACTCCTATGAGCAGAGCAAAG GTGAGCCTTCATCTCCTCCTAGACTACATCCACATGACTATGCTGATATTGCTGATGAAGACAGTTTGGTTGACCTCACAAACAAGTGTAATAATGTCCAATTCTAG
- the pomp gene encoding proteasome maturation protein produces MNCRGLRSQLKDSVPVAGLCPQGAYGVQDSLRSGFTSVKNELLPSHPLELSEKNFQLNQDKMNFSTLRNIQGLHAPLKLQMEYRAARQIQRLPFLQSSNLALDTLKGSDESIGFEDILNDPAQSEMMGEPHMMVEYKMGLL; encoded by the exons ATG AATTGCCGAGGACTCCGCTCTCAGCTGAAGGACAGTGTACCTGTGGCCGGCTTGTGTCCACAGGGAGCTTATGGAGTGCAGGACTCTCTGCGTAGCGG CTTCACCAGTGTGAAGAATGAACTCCTTCCCAGCCATCCACTGGAGctgtcagaaaaaaat TTCCAGCTGAACCAGGACAAGATGAATTTCTCTACTCTCAGAAACATCCAGGGTCTTCATGCTCCACTCAAACTGCAGATGGAGTACAGGGCAGCTagacag ATCCAGCGTCTGCCATTCCTACAGAGTTCAAACCTGGCGCTGGACACGCTCAAAGGCAGCGACGAGTCCATTGGCTTTGAAGACATCCTCAATG ACCCAGCCCAGAGTGAAATGATGGGAGAACCACACATGATGGTGGAATACAAAATGGGCTTGTTGTAA